One region of Bubalus kerabau isolate K-KA32 ecotype Philippines breed swamp buffalo chromosome 6, PCC_UOA_SB_1v2, whole genome shotgun sequence genomic DNA includes:
- the FAM240C gene encoding protein FAM240C — protein sequence MSKSYTMKYHGRVTYDADVLKMFWEKKIKLHREQLQKEDMRIRRSALDRLRDEWARQLERRNQMLQSSQEAPPQPAPLGTPALSTGDQLAA from the exons ATGAGCAAAAGCTACACCATGAAGTACCACGGAAGGGTAACCTACGATGCTGACGTGCTAAAGATGttttgggagaaaaaaatcaagcttCACAGGGAACAACTGCAAAAGGAGGACATGAGGATCCGCAGGAGTGCCCTGGACAG GCTCCGCGACGAGTGGGCTCGGCAGCTGGAGAGGAGGAACCAGATGCTGCAGAGCTCCCAGGAGGCGCCCCCGCAGCCAGCCCCACTGGGCACCCCCGCCCTGAGCACCGGGGACCAGCTGGCAGCCTGA